The window CCGCATGCAGCACGCGGTGAGCATGAAGACCTGGTGCAGGCGCTGACCGATGGGAATGCGGCGGCGGCACGTCAGATCATGGGGCAGCATATCGTCAGTGCAGCATCCCGATTCGGCTACGAAATTGATTTCTTCTAATGTCGATTAGAAGAGTGGCGGTTGTCTCGTTATCCTACAAGTGAGCTGCCACTCCTGTCTGATACCTGATACACATGCCCGACCGTGTTGCGACGAACAAACATTGATCCTCCGGCAGTGCGTTGGGCCTCAAACGTGCGACGGGAAGTGCGGCAAGATGTGCTCGCCGAGCTCGTCAAGAATCTCGCCATAGGGCTGGCGACTGACCTTTGGGTTGAGCGCGATATGCGAAACACCGGCTGCCTGCGCTTGCTCCAGGTAGTTACGCAGGCCGTTGCGCCCGGCCCGGAAGCCACCCTGGATGCGCTGGAATGGCTGGTCCGGGTTATCACTGAGGTCGAAATAACCGCCCAACCCTAACGGCTTGAACGCGTTGCGACCTTCGAACTCGCGCACTTTGGCGTGCCAGGTCTCGCCCAACGATGCCAGCCGCTCGGGGCTTTGCACACCGGCCAGAAAGCCATCAAGGTGTTCGGCCAACCATTCAATACTTTGCTGCGCCTGGCCGACAGCGATTGAAGGGACGCGCCCATACGGCGCTTTCGGTACCAGGTCGAGATTGCCGGATGAGCCACCGAATCGCTCGGAACGAAAGCGCGGGAAGTCCTGCTCGATCAGGATGCGGAACACCGAAAAGGCGTCACGGTAGCGTTCACCACGGGTTTCAAAATCGATACCCAGCATCGGGTAGTCGCTGTATCGATCGCCCGAGGACAGCCCCAACACCAGGCGCCCTTCGCTCAACTGATCCAGGGACGTCGCCTGCTTGGCCAGATACATGGGCTCATGGGTAGGCAGCACGATACCGGTGGTTCCCAGGACGATGCTGCGTGTGGCGGCGGCGAGAAAGCCGATGTAAACCAGGGGTTCAAAGATGTGCGCCACATCGTTGTACTCCGGGTCGAAGAAAGGAATGTCACGCATCCACAGCGCGCCAAAACCTAGCGCCTCGGCGCGTTGTGCCATTTCCACGTGACCACGCATGGTCGGTGCCGCTCGGCCGGCGTGGGTTTCGAGGGGCAAAATCAGACCCACCGTCAGCGCCTGTGGTCGAAACAGGCGTTGAAAACCGGGGTGACGTTCAAGCGCAGGATGGGCCGTCGGTAAGGCGGCAGGTTGCACTTGTGGCGAGCGTTGGGTGGCGATAGTCATGATGGCAGTCTCGGTGGGTGACGATGACTGACATATTTATTGAATCCTCATCTCGGATAAACCACACCAACAGACCATCACAGGGTCCACTGAGTCCCCAATATTTTTCAGGCTTCCCAAGGCACTCCTGATTCCCAGCGCTCAATCAACAGGTCAATAAACGCGCGCACGCGCGGGGACAATTGGCGCTTGCTCGGGTAGACAACCCGGATGGGATCGGGTTGTGCACGGTAAGGTTTGAGTACTTCCACCAACGTCCCCTCGCGCAAGTCGTTTCCAGTGATATAGGTCGGTAAGTGAATCAGGCCAATGCCCGTCAGCGCCGCTTCGCGCATGGCTTCAGAGCTGTCGATGTTTAGCCGACCTGGCTGTTCGTACAAATAAAGGCCGGTGGGTGTCTGGTAACGCCAGACACTGGCCTGGCCACTGATGAAAGCGATGGTGTCACGCCCGACAAGTTCCTCAGGTGTTTGCGGTACACCGCAACGGGCCAAATAAGACGGCGAGGCACACGTTGCGAACTGCTGCCAACCCACGGTGCGGGTCAATAGTTGTGAATCATCTTTTGGCGTGCCAATGCGGATGGCTATGTCGATACCTTCATCTACCAGGTCGACATAACGATCAGTAAACCAGACGTCTGCGCGAAGCTCAGGCCACTGTTTCAGATAAGCATCCAGAATCGGCAGGATATGACGCTGGCCGAAGGAAAGTGGGGCTGTGAGTTTAAACGTGCCGGTCGGTCGCCCACGGCGCAAGGCCATGGTTGCATCCACCTCATCAAGGTCCTCGAGAATTTGCTTCCAGCGCTCATAGGCGACCTGCCCTTCATCAGTCAGGCTCAGTTTGCGCGTCGTGCGATTTAACAGCCGTGCTCCCATCCGACCTTCAAGACGAGCGATACTTTTACCTACAGCCGATCGGGTCAGACCAAGTGAGGCGGCTGCGGAGGTAAAACTTCCAGCCTTCACAGCGCAGACAAACGCAGCGATGTCACCGAATCGGTTGGCTTCCATTGGTAGCTTTACTCCAGTGCATACTTACGTTGTAGCGGGACATAACGCCCGAAAGAATCCACAGTGGTTTAAGCCCTTAACGACAGTGAGCAACGGGCCAATTGCAGCCATTGGTGAAGTGTTGCAAATGACTTCTAGCATGTCCCGAACTGTTTTATTGCCTGGGTAACTATTGGGCGATTCCCCAATTGTAAAAGTGGTGCGCATGATTAGTTACACCATGTATCAACTGATATTTCAAATTGTCCATTTATCTGAAAACCCAACATAAATATAGTGATCCATTGTTCTTCAGAAATACCGCCAAGATTACTTCTCCTTTAAACAATCATCCGACCGCTGCTGGCTGGCCGTCGCAGCCTTGCCCAACGATTCACTTGAAAGCAGAGGACTCACCATGAGCACGCCTATACACATTGATTTCATTTCCGACGTTGTCTGCCCCTGGTGCGCAATTGGCCTGGGCGCCTTGGAACAAGCTATTCAGCGCCTGGCAGATGAAGCAGTCGTCGAGATCAATTTCGAACCTTTCGAGTTGAACCCGAATATGCCTCAGGGTGGGCAAAACGCGGTCGTGCACATCATGCAGAAATACGGAAGTAACGCTGCAGACATCGCGCGAGGTCAGGACAGTATTCGCTCTGGCGGAAACAGCGTTGGATTTCACTTTGATTTCGATAAAAGAACCCATTTTTACAATACGTTTGATGCGCATCGATTGATGTTTTGGGCCGATCTTGAGGGAATGCAGCGCCCTCTTTCCCTTGCACTTTTCGCTGCCTACTTCACCGATGGTCAGGACATCAGTTCACACAAAACGCTGGCCAGCATCGCAAGCAGTGTTGGTTTGTCTGAAGAACTGGCTTACCAAGTTCTTTCGTCAAATCTGTATGCCAACGAAGTGCGTGAGCGTGAGATCTATTTCACCAGCCGCGGTATTCATTCCGTTCCTGTCGTCGTGATCAACGGCCGTCAAGTAATCACTGGCGCGCAAACGGCGGATTACTACGAGCAGGCGCTTCGAAAGATCACTGCTCAAATTTGAGGCACAAACAAGTCGCAATCCTTACGGCCAAGCCCTTCGATGATCACGCGGATCAGACGCCTGACGAGTTAGTGGATTACGACGCCATTATTACCGGTACGCCAACCGGTTTCGGGGTGCTGGAGTCAGGGCAGATCGACTCGCAGCACCTCCGGCTTGGCTTGCCCGGAACGGCTGCCCAGGATTACTTCATTTTTGCCAACATGGCCACGGCGACTGCCTTGGCCGACTGTGGGTTCTGGCCGGAAATGACTTCGCGGTCTTCGATCACGTTCTCGCTCC of the Pseudomonas sp. MAG733B genome contains:
- a CDS encoding LysR family transcriptional regulator, giving the protein MEANRFGDIAAFVCAVKAGSFTSAAASLGLTRSAVGKSIARLEGRMGARLLNRTTRKLSLTDEGQVAYERWKQILEDLDEVDATMALRRGRPTGTFKLTAPLSFGQRHILPILDAYLKQWPELRADVWFTDRYVDLVDEGIDIAIRIGTPKDDSQLLTRTVGWQQFATCASPSYLARCGVPQTPEELVGRDTIAFISGQASVWRYQTPTGLYLYEQPGRLNIDSSEAMREAALTGIGLIHLPTYITGNDLREGTLVEVLKPYRAQPDPIRVVYPSKRQLSPRVRAFIDLLIERWESGVPWEA
- a CDS encoding DsbA family oxidoreductase, with the translated sequence MSTPIHIDFISDVVCPWCAIGLGALEQAIQRLADEAVVEINFEPFELNPNMPQGGQNAVVHIMQKYGSNAADIARGQDSIRSGGNSVGFHFDFDKRTHFYNTFDAHRLMFWADLEGMQRPLSLALFAAYFTDGQDISSHKTLASIASSVGLSEELAYQVLSSNLYANEVREREIYFTSRGIHSVPVVVINGRQVITGAQTADYYEQALRKITAQI
- a CDS encoding TIGR03571 family LLM class oxidoreductase, yielding MTIATQRSPQVQPAALPTAHPALERHPGFQRLFRPQALTVGLILPLETHAGRAAPTMRGHVEMAQRAEALGFGALWMRDIPFFDPEYNDVAHIFEPLVYIGFLAAATRSIVLGTTGIVLPTHEPMYLAKQATSLDQLSEGRLVLGLSSGDRYSDYPMLGIDFETRGERYRDAFSVFRILIEQDFPRFRSERFGGSSGNLDLVPKAPYGRVPSIAVGQAQQSIEWLAEHLDGFLAGVQSPERLASLGETWHAKVREFEGRNAFKPLGLGGYFDLSDNPDQPFQRIQGGFRAGRNGLRNYLEQAQAAGVSHIALNPKVSRQPYGEILDELGEHILPHFPSHV